The following proteins come from a genomic window of Diprion similis isolate iyDipSimi1 chromosome 8, iyDipSimi1.1, whole genome shotgun sequence:
- the LOC124408729 gene encoding EH domain-containing protein 3, whose protein sequence is MFSWLNREDNGKAELFENVTEGLKKIYRSKLLPLEQHYQFHDFHSPQLDDPDFDAKPMILLVGQYSTGKTTFIKYLLERDFPGIRIGPEPTTDRFIAVMYDEKEGVIPGNALVVDPNKQFRPLSKFGNAFLNRFQCSTVASPVLKGISIVDTPGILSGEKQRVDRGYDFTGVLEWFAERVDRIILLFDAHKLDISDEFRRSIEALRGHDDKIRIVLNKADMIDHQQLMRVYGALMWSLGKVLQTPEVARVYIGSFWDQPLRYDVNRRLFEDEEQDLFKDMQSLPRNAALRKLNDLIKRARLAKVHAYIISALRKDMPSMFGKDGKKKDLIKNLGQVYDQIQREHQISPGDFPDLKKMQESLAHHDFTKFHPLKPRLLEIVDKMLAEDIAKLMAMIPHEEMATSTEPMIKGGAFEGVEDQVSPFGYKRGEGIDAGAGEPEWIVNKERYKWDSMFDSLGPMDGKITGAAAKSEMVKSKLPNSVLGKIWKLSDIDQDGLLDADEFALAMHLINVKIDGHDIPSELPEHLVPPSKRNL, encoded by the exons ATGTTCAGCTGGCTAAATCGCGAGGACAATGGCAAGGCGGAGCTCTTCGAGAACGTGACCGAAGGCCTGAAGAAGATCTACAGGTCGAAGCTGCTGCCCCTCGAGCAGCATTACCAGTTCCACGATTTTCACTCGCCGCAGCTCGACGATCCTGACTTCGATGCGAAGCCGATGATCCTGCTGGTCGGTCAGTACTCGACGGGGAAAACGACGTTCATAAAGTACCTCCTGGAGCGGGACTTCCCGGGGATCCGGATCGGCCCCGAGCCGACTACAGACCGGTTCATTGCCGTCATGTACGATGAGAAGGAGGGCGTGATTCCTGGTAACGCCTTGGTCGTCGATCCCAACAAGCAGTTCCGACCCCTCTCAAAGTTTGGGAACGCCTTCCTCAATCGGTTCCAGTGCTCGACGGTCGCCTCCCCGGTTCTCAAGGGCATATCCATCGTCGACACCCCTGGTATTCTGTCCGGTGAAAAGCAGCGCGTGGACAGAGGCTACGACTTCACCGGGGTGCTCGAGTGGTTCGCAGAGCGCGTCGACAGGATCATTCTACTTTTCGATGCCCACAAGTTGGACATCTCTGACGAGTTCAGGAGGTCCATCGAGGCTCTGCGGGGCCACGATGATAAGATTAGAATCGTACTAAACAAGGCTGATATGATTGATCATCAGCAGCTCATGCGGGTCTACGGGGCCCTTATGTGGTCCCTTGGCAAAGTTCTGCAGACACCCGAAGTCGCCAGGGTCTATATCGGCTCCTTCTGGGACCAGCCGCTTAGATACGACGTTAATCGCAG GCTTTTTGAAGACGAGGAACAAGATCTGTTCAAAGATATGCAATCGTTGCCCAGGAATGCTGCGCTTAGAAAACTTAATGACCTAATCAAACGTGCTCGCCTAGCTAAG GTTCACGCTTACATCATTAGTGCATTGCGAAAAGACATGCCGTCAATGTTTggaaaagatggaaaaaagaaggacCTTATTAAAAATTTGGGTCAAGTGTATGACCAGATACAAAGGGAGCATCAAATATCTCCTGGCGATTTTccggatttgaaaaaaatgcaggAATCTCTGGCTCATCATGATTTCACCAAATTCCATCCACTCAAACCCAGGCTACTGGAAATTGTGGATAAAATGCTTGCTGAGGATATTGCTAAACTTATGGCTATGATTCCTCACGAAGAAATGGCCACCTCCACGGAACCAATGATCAAGG GTGGTGCCTTCGAGGGAGTAGAAGATCAGGTCAGTCCGTTTGGCTACAAGAGAGGTGAAGGTATTGATGCTGGTGCTGGCGAACCAGAGTGGATCGTTAATAAGGAACGTTATAAGTGGGACTCGATGTTTGACAGTCTTGGTCCCATGGACGGGAAAATTACTGGTGCTG CTGCTAAATCTGAGATGGTCAAATCCAAGCTGCCAAACAGCGTCCTAGGAAAGATTTGGAAGCTTTCTGATATAGACCAGGATGGTTTGCTGGATGCGGATGAATTTGCACTGGCGATGCACCTAATCAATGTTAAAATAGATGGTCATGATATACCTTCGGAACTTCCGGAACATCTGGTGCCCCCTTCGAAACGTAACTTATGA